DNA from Candidatus Zixiibacteriota bacterium:
AATGAAAATGGAGGAAAGATGAAAAACTTTATAAGGATATCGCTATTACCATTAATATTATTTGCTTTCAGCCCGCTTATATTAGCTGATACAACCGATATTTCAGGTGAAGTATTTGGTTTATGGGATTCAAGACACTCCCAGTATAGTATCACCGGAGATATCTGGGTTCCCGAAGACAGTACTCTAATAATTATGGGTGATCCCGATAATGCTGTAGAAATATTTTTTGATGGGTTATATGAATTTAGGGTGGAAAAAGGGGCTGTTTTAAGAATCAATATCGATGAGCTTAACGACACAGCCGCTAATAGTGTTGCTTTAAATTCATTCAGCTCGAGTGCTCCATGGAAGGGTTTAAGATTTAATAAAGCGGCTTCTAATTGTGTGATTTACAACACCTCAATCAGATATGCTAATAATTCAGCTATCGATATAGACTCTACCGACCTAACTATCAGTAAATGCAGTTTTAAATATAATGAAGGTGGTTACAGCACAAATGGGGGAGGGATTTACAGCCAGTATTCTGATATAACAATTACTGATTGTTTATTCGATAAAAATATTGCGGCTATAGGCGGCGGCTTATATTGCTATGATGGCGATATTGAAATATCAAATAATATATTCTACAACAATACTGCTTTGATCGGCAACGGCGGCGGAATATTTTTGAGACATGCTCAGACTGGCCAATTCAATAATAATCTGTTGCTTAGAAATCTGGCTCAGCTATTCGGCGGCGGCATAGCGTTTTCGGATACGAGTCTTATTACCATCGAAAACAATACATTTTATGGGAACATAGGCTCTTTGGGCGGTGGTATTCTATCAGCTTATCGCTCACAACCTACGTTAATCAATAATATACTCTGGAAAGATTCATCTCAAACCTCCGGCCCTGATAATTACCCCGAAATCCATGTTGCCTATAATGGACAAAATCCGATAGTGCAATATTGTAATGTAAAGGACACCTTAGGCTATCTAGACAGCACGAATATCTGCGAAGATCCAAAATTTATTAATGAATCAATATATTTAAATCCTGCCGATTTCAATTTAGTCTGGAGCGGCATACAAGACGATAGTTCCGATATGTCGCCATGTATCGATACGGGCGATCCCAATTATCCGAAAGATCCGGATAGCAGCCGAGTTGATATGGGAGCGTTTCCATATTTCCATCCCTTCCATCTTCTGGGTGAAATCAATACCGACACTCTGCTTGAAGCCCAATATAATCCTTATTATCTTTTAGCCGACCTAACAGTGAAAAATTGCCAACTTGAATTGGAACCGGGAGTAAGAATAGAGGCAAAATATTCCACTTACAATGACACTAACCATATCTATGGCATAACCATTGACAGCTCCGCTATTATAGCCGATGGAGAAGATTCCACTATAATATTTACACGTCATGACTCAGGCGCCAATTGGAAAGGCATCGAGTTAATTTATGCTGATTCCAACAGTATCCTCAATAATGTTCATATCGAAAATGCCGATTCAACCGCCATCAAACTAAACAACTCGGAACTAACTATTCTAAATTCAACTTTCGAGAACAATAAAGGCGTCAATGGCGGCGCTATAATGGCGTCAAATTCGGTGTTGTCCTGCAGTTTAACAACCTTTATCAGCAATGACGCTGAGCATGGCGGCGCTATTTACATCTCTGAAGGTAGTCTTAGCCTGAATAATAATGTGTTCGAAAGCGATTTATCATCAGCGAATGGCGGGGCTGTTTATTTGAGCGTTGTAGAAGATGTTGTATTCAAACGCAACGTATTCTGGAATAACTACTCGGGTTTCGATGGCGGCGCAGTTTATTGCACGACATTCGTTCATCTCGATAGAACTAAATTCACAAATAACACATATTGTCAAAATGGTGCCGACCACTGGGGCGGCGCAATTTATGGCTCTGCCAATTCGGCTTTCGATATTAAAAACAGCATTTTTTGGAACAACCTTGCGCTCGATTCGGAAACCCGTCATGTTTATATGCCGACAGACAGTATAACCGTCGGCTACTGCGATCTTAGCGTTGATATTTTGTCGCTTGATTATGATACAACCAACATCGACGATAACCCGCTGTTTGTGGATGAGGTTGAAGGCGACTTCAACCTCCTGCTTGGCTCGCCATGTATCCAGGCAGGTGATCCCAATAGCGC
Protein-coding regions in this window:
- a CDS encoding right-handed parallel beta-helix repeat-containing protein translates to MKNFIRISLLPLILFAFSPLILADTTDISGEVFGLWDSRHSQYSITGDIWVPEDSTLIIMGDPDNAVEIFFDGLYEFRVEKGAVLRINIDELNDTAANSVALNSFSSSAPWKGLRFNKAASNCVIYNTSIRYANNSAIDIDSTDLTISKCSFKYNEGGYSTNGGGIYSQYSDITITDCLFDKNIAAIGGGLYCYDGDIEISNNIFYNNTALIGNGGGIFLRHAQTGQFNNNLLLRNLAQLFGGGIAFSDTSLITIENNTFYGNIGSLGGGILSAYRSQPTLINNILWKDSSQTSGPDNYPEIHVAYNGQNPIVQYCNVKDTLGYLDSTNICEDPKFINESIYLNPADFNLVWSGIQDDSSDMSPCIDTGDPNYPKDPDSSRVDMGAFPYFHPFHLLGEINTDTLLEAQYNPYYLLADLTVKNCQLELEPGVRIEAKYSTYNDTNHIYGITIDSSAIIADGEDSTIIFTRHDSGANWKGIELIYADSNSILNNVHIENADSTAIKLNNSELTILNSTFENNKGVNGGAIMASNSVLSCSLTTFISNDAEHGGAIYISEGSLSLNNNVFESDLSSANGGAVYLSVVEDVVFKRNVFWNNYSGFDGGAVYCTTFVHLDRTKFTNNTYCQNGADHWGGAIYGSANSAFDIKNSIFWNNLALDSETRHVYMPTDSITVGYCDLSVDILSLDYDTTNIDDNPLFVDEVEGDFNLLLGSPCIQAGDPNSAYNDPDDTRTDIGAKYYPQGSGEISGNINGHVTLAAPDTFKVTDDVYISTDDTLTIEPGVMLNFMGSYTIFVQNDGVLFCEGTTIALEEDDDTTWVQFTSFDTTTGWNGLEFDDVSYSIVRFTYFEYAKTTAMRLISCGSDVLVNSCKFQYNYCDPGPGAILVNGGTPQIEHNYFSENYSQNNGGAVLLTGNTDASVIRNIFWQNEAYSFGGAIAIESCADSLEFFNNTMHDNEANTGGAVYVNDCSPLILNNIMWQNIANYDPEIHADIITYSPIVDYCVITNGWVNGGDSIITLDPLFAEQESGDFQITWANYPDEDGTKSPCIDAGHPDTLWFLDEDSTRIDIGATFFDQYSSLYSYLPGDANMLIGLWPPRAIGADVTYLVNYFKGSSNPCLLDGLYASADVNGSCSILGSDVTRLVNYFRGSGIIEYCNDYLPAWPTIDDLPAEAPAGWPNCETLINPNIIPTGSFK